DNA sequence from the Candidatus Effluviviaceae Genus I sp. genome:
GGTGACAACGTGGAGATGGAGATCATGCTCCACACGCCGATCGCGATGGAGGAGGGGCTCAGGTTCGCGATCCGCGAGGGCGGCAGGACCGTCGGCGCAGGCACCATCACCAAGATCATCGAGTAAGGAGGAAGGAAGTGGCTGGCCAGAAGATTCGGATCCGCCTCATGGCCTACGAGCACGCCACGCTCGATCAGTCCACCGCGG
Encoded proteins:
- the tuf gene encoding elongation factor Tu (EF-Tu; promotes GTP-dependent binding of aminoacyl-tRNA to the A-site of ribosomes during protein biosynthesis; when the tRNA anticodon matches the mRNA codon, GTP hydrolysis results; the inactive EF-Tu-GDP leaves the ribosome and release of GDP is promoted by elongation factor Ts; many prokaryotes have two copies of the gene encoding EF-Tu), which encodes GDNVEMEIMLHTPIAMEEGLRFAIREGGRTVGAGTITKIIE